In Pedobacter heparinus DSM 2366, the following are encoded in one genomic region:
- a CDS encoding DUF1573 domain-containing protein, which translates to MKKLILLFTLILGISVAANAQSKPAEFKFDKESHDFGKIPLNKPATIEFKFTNIGDQPLIITKVETTCGCTVPEYTQTPVKKGDSGVIKVTYNPTGAALPFSKSITITSNAKTTTKVLYIKGETVAAASK; encoded by the coding sequence ATGAAAAAGCTAATTCTGTTATTTACGTTAATCTTAGGTATAAGTGTTGCTGCTAACGCTCAATCAAAACCTGCCGAATTCAAGTTTGACAAGGAGAGTCATGACTTTGGAAAAATTCCGCTTAACAAGCCTGCAACAATAGAATTTAAATTCACTAATATCGGTGATCAGCCCCTTATTATTACCAAGGTAGAGACTACCTGTGGATGTACAGTTCCTGAGTATACACAAACGCCGGTTAAAAAAGGTGATTCAGGTGTAATTAAAGTTACTTATAACCCAACTGGTGCTGCACTTCCTTTCAGCAAAAGTATTACCATTACTTCAAATGCAAAAACTACTACTAAAGTTTTATACATTAAAGGAGAAACTGTGGCAGCGGCCAGCAAATAG
- a CDS encoding MBL fold metallo-hydrolase yields the protein MKISRIAGLVLLMLFWGLMGFSQSVPKNYFGNIPGMLEEQTDSLSAVIQQVLKKYPPSINKASSERRLALYEIDGILHDTRLDSTNALRSFIKDRYELALTALRKPAPKKGIQIIKLYNHGFVIRTATVTIGFDLVLRNIRALAKIPEGVLVNAMQMKEIADHCDVLFVSHQHPDHADLRVARLFAAQQKVVYTPPGLWEGESSYIKVLRDTTLLRTKLKLKNGRMLAANVYPGHQGEILNNLYAVTMPEGYTIMHTGDQHAKRDLPWLRKVHELQKIDVLLVNSFIDNFQQTVDESIRPRLVISSHQNELGHTIDHRGPYWLHFRLIKKFKTPTLMMTWGEHYLYP from the coding sequence ATGAAGATAAGCCGAATTGCAGGATTGGTACTATTGATGCTTTTTTGGGGATTAATGGGGTTTTCACAATCTGTGCCGAAGAATTATTTTGGTAATATTCCGGGAATGCTGGAAGAACAGACCGATTCATTGAGCGCAGTGATCCAACAAGTATTGAAAAAATATCCCCCCAGTATAAATAAAGCTTCATCGGAAAGGAGGCTGGCGTTGTATGAAATTGATGGAATACTGCATGATACGAGGCTGGATTCGACCAATGCGCTCAGGAGTTTTATAAAAGACCGGTATGAACTGGCATTGACGGCACTTCGGAAGCCAGCTCCTAAAAAAGGAATTCAGATCATTAAGTTGTACAACCATGGTTTTGTGATCAGAACGGCTACTGTGACCATCGGGTTTGACCTGGTACTGCGGAATATCAGGGCGTTGGCCAAAATTCCGGAAGGAGTCTTAGTAAACGCTATGCAAATGAAGGAAATTGCAGATCATTGCGATGTATTATTTGTGAGTCACCAACATCCCGACCATGCCGATCTTAGGGTGGCCAGGCTGTTTGCAGCACAGCAGAAAGTTGTTTATACCCCGCCTGGCTTATGGGAAGGGGAATCGTCGTATATCAAAGTGCTTAGAGACACTACTTTGCTGCGTACGAAACTAAAATTAAAAAATGGCCGGATGTTGGCTGCGAACGTTTATCCGGGACATCAGGGAGAGATATTAAATAACCTTTACGCGGTAACCATGCCGGAGGGATATACGATTATGCATACCGGGGACCAGCACGCTAAGCGGGACTTGCCCTGGTTACGAAAAGTGCATGAGCTGCAAAAGATAGACGTTTTGCTAGTGAATTCCTTTATAGATAACTTTCAGCAGACAGTGGACGAAAGTATCCGTCCAAGGCTCGTGATCAGCAGTCACCAGAATGAACTGGGCCATACCATTGATCACCGCGGGCCGTACTGGTTACATTTCAGACTTATTAAAAAATTTAAAACACCCACGCTGATGATGACCTGGGGTGAACACTATTTATACCCATAG
- a CDS encoding pyridoxal phosphate-dependent aminotransferase, translated as MPDISEKGLLMPASPIRKLTPYADQAKKTGKKVYHLNIGQPDIATPEGMLNAIKNIDFNVWAYTPSEGTLTYRTKLADYYNKLGYNITPEDILVTVGGSEAITIAMQTCVNEGDEIIIPEPFYANYNGFACMSNVVVKPILSHIENGFALPPIADFEKLITAKTKAIIICNPNNPTGYLYSKEELEALKALCLKYDLFLLSDEAYREFCYDGREFISPAHLNGLEQHVVILDTVSKRYSACGARLGCLITKNKAVIQAGLKFAQARLSPGMVEQIAGTAAVDTPDSYFEAVNKEYTLRRDTLVKRLNAMDGVFCPNPGGAFYVVAKLPIDDADQFCQWILESFNHQGETVMMAPATGFYSTAGSGKNEVRMAYVLNTEDLNRAMDCLDIALKQYPGRKMA; from the coding sequence ATGCCAGACATTTCGGAAAAAGGGCTGCTCATGCCCGCTTCACCAATAAGAAAACTAACCCCTTATGCGGATCAGGCAAAAAAAACAGGTAAAAAAGTATACCACCTGAATATTGGCCAGCCAGACATTGCAACGCCTGAAGGGATGCTGAATGCCATTAAAAATATAGATTTCAATGTTTGGGCCTATACGCCCTCGGAAGGAACATTAACTTACCGTACCAAACTCGCAGATTATTACAATAAGCTAGGGTATAACATTACACCAGAGGATATCCTGGTTACAGTTGGTGGCTCTGAGGCCATTACCATTGCCATGCAGACCTGTGTTAACGAAGGTGATGAAATCATTATTCCCGAACCTTTTTATGCAAATTACAATGGTTTTGCCTGTATGAGCAATGTTGTGGTAAAACCTATATTGTCACATATCGAAAATGGTTTTGCCCTTCCTCCTATTGCCGATTTTGAAAAACTCATTACTGCAAAAACCAAGGCCATTATCATTTGCAACCCAAATAATCCTACCGGTTATTTATATTCAAAAGAAGAATTAGAAGCTTTAAAAGCATTGTGCTTAAAATATGACCTCTTCCTGCTCTCCGATGAAGCCTACCGGGAGTTTTGCTACGACGGCAGGGAATTTATCTCTCCGGCACACTTAAATGGGTTGGAACAGCATGTGGTGATATTGGATACCGTTTCCAAACGTTATAGCGCCTGTGGAGCCAGATTGGGCTGTTTAATTACTAAAAACAAAGCCGTTATCCAGGCGGGGCTAAAGTTTGCACAGGCCAGGTTAAGTCCGGGTATGGTAGAACAAATTGCCGGAACCGCTGCTGTAGACACCCCCGACAGTTACTTCGAAGCAGTAAATAAAGAATATACTTTACGCAGGGATACACTTGTAAAAAGATTGAATGCGATGGATGGCGTATTTTGCCCGAATCCGGGTGGTGCATTTTATGTAGTTGCCAAATTGCCGATTGACGATGCCGATCAGTTCTGCCAATGGATACTGGAAAGCTTTAATCACCAGGGCGAAACTGTCATGATGGCACCTGCTACAGGTTTTTATTCGACAGCGGGTTCAGGAAAAAACGAAGTCAGAATGGCTTATGTACTTAATACTGAAGACCTTAATAGGGCTATGGACTGCCTTGACATTGCTTTAAAGCAATATCCTGGTCGTAAAATGGCATAA
- a CDS encoding SGNH/GDSL hydrolase family protein, whose amino-acid sequence MKIQIYPILVLFSLAAVSSVSAQKKAAKAAYIYTDAQTLTKNGQWPLNTSDYQRVDSTGRVPLPATVQALAHWSSGINIMFQTDSKSIAVKWKIAKYRTIPTMTAVSSCGLDLYGWNGTYWQHVGIGIPRSEVNTDVIVKAMAGKMTHYRLYLPIGSEPTQVEIGIDPLATIKPADARFVPKKRVVIYGSSITQGTAASRPGMTYTSILSRRLGVETINLGFNGSGKIEIELAEAVARIPADVYVLDCVPNPSPQEIKERTYPFVKKLRTLRPNTPIVMIESITRERTFWDLESQAKVKQQNVEFKTAYKKLLKDGEKQLYYLSTETLNGDDHESSVDGTHLTDLGFMRLAETVAKTLKTIL is encoded by the coding sequence ATGAAAATCCAGATATACCCGATACTCGTCCTGTTCAGCTTAGCTGCGGTCAGCTCGGTTTCCGCACAGAAAAAGGCAGCAAAAGCAGCCTATATATATACCGATGCACAAACACTCACAAAAAACGGGCAATGGCCTTTAAATACCAGTGATTATCAGCGGGTGGATAGTACTGGCCGGGTGCCCCTGCCTGCAACAGTGCAAGCCCTGGCGCACTGGTCGTCGGGCATAAATATTATGTTTCAGACCGATTCGAAAAGCATTGCTGTAAAGTGGAAAATTGCCAAATACAGGACGATACCTACCATGACCGCTGTGTCATCGTGTGGGCTGGACCTATATGGCTGGAATGGTACCTATTGGCAACACGTAGGAATCGGAATCCCCAGGTCGGAAGTTAATACCGATGTGATTGTAAAAGCAATGGCCGGAAAGATGACCCATTACAGGCTATACTTGCCCATAGGATCGGAGCCCACCCAGGTGGAAATTGGTATTGATCCTTTGGCTACCATCAAGCCTGCCGATGCGCGTTTCGTACCCAAAAAGCGGGTAGTTATTTATGGATCGAGCATCACACAGGGCACAGCTGCTTCTCGTCCGGGTATGACCTATACTTCAATTTTATCGAGAAGATTAGGGGTGGAGACTATTAATTTAGGCTTTAATGGTAGTGGTAAAATAGAAATTGAACTGGCCGAGGCAGTGGCCAGGATTCCGGCGGATGTGTATGTGCTGGATTGTGTGCCGAATCCTAGCCCTCAGGAAATAAAAGAAAGAACTTATCCATTTGTAAAAAAACTACGCACATTGAGACCCAATACGCCCATTGTGATGATTGAAAGCATTACCCGTGAAAGGACTTTCTGGGATTTGGAGTCGCAGGCGAAGGTAAAACAACAGAATGTGGAATTTAAGACTGCTTATAAAAAGCTGCTTAAAGATGGAGAGAAACAGTTATATTATTTATCCACTGAAACTTTGAACGGGGACGACCATGAATCGTCTGTTGATGGGACCCATCTTACTGACCTTGGTTTTATGCGGCTGGCTGAAACAGTGGCGAAGACATTAAAAACAATTTTATAA